One genomic window of Arachis hypogaea cultivar Tifrunner chromosome 8, arahy.Tifrunner.gnm2.J5K5, whole genome shotgun sequence includes the following:
- the LOC112706527 gene encoding uncharacterized protein isoform X2: MAIQRGFSKSKATKSATSPILVLAATVTAIAIIFLIFSLLSTTSSNPNSPQHHQLRRYLYWGDRIDCPGKHCDSCEGLGHQESSLRCALEEALFLQRMCINPIHNKKGILHHSVANATSEEMWAGSSCAMDSLYDVDRMSETIPVILDNSKEWYHVLETSMKLGARGVAHVQGVSRVELKQDTHYSGLLLINRTASPLSWFMECKDRNNRSAIMLPYSFLPSMAARKLRDAAEKIKAQLGEYDAIHVRRGDKIKTRKDRFGVARSLHPHLDRDTRAEFILCRIAKWVPPGRTLFIASNERSPGFFSPLAVRYKMAYSSNYSHLLDPLIENNYELFMVERLIMMGAKTFIRTFKEDDMDLSLTDDPKKNTKVWQIPVYTADEPC; this comes from the exons ATGGCAATTCAGAGAGGGTTCTCGAAATCGAAAGCGACGAAATCAGCGACATCCCCGATCCTGGTGCTAGCGGCAACAGTCACCGCCATTGCCATTATCttccttatcttctctctcctctccacCACTTCTTCAAACCCCAATTCTCCGCAACACCACCAACTCCGAAGGTACCTATATTGGGGCGACAGAATCGATTGCCCCGGAAAACACTGCGATTCCTGCGAGGGTTTGGGCCATCAGGAATCAAGCCTCCGCTGCGCTCTCGAAGAAGCCCTCTTCCTCCAAAg GATGTGCATCAACCCCATACACAACAAGAAAGGGATCCTTCACCATTCCGTTGCTAATGCTACTTCTGAGGAAAT GTGGGCAGGTAGTTCTTGCGCCATGGACTCTTTGTATGATGTGGACAGGATGTCCGAGACTATTCCCGTGATTTTGGACAATTCAAAAGAGTGGTATCATGTTCTGGAAACGAGCATGAAGCTGGGAGCCAGGGGAGTTGCACATGTGCAGGGTGTTAGCCGTGTCGAGCTTAAACAGGATACTCACTATTCAGGTCTGTTGCTTATCAACAGAACCGCTAGCCCTCTTTCTTG GTTTATGGAATGCAAGGATCGAAACAACCGTAGTGCTATAATGTTGCCATACTCGTTTCTGCCATCAATGGCAGCACGTAAACTAAGAGATGCAGCAGAAAAG ATCAAAGCACAACTTGGTGAATATGATGCCATACATGTTCGTCGTGGGGATAAAATAAAAACCAGGAAGGACAGATTTGGAGTAGCAAGGAGCCTGCATCCTCACCTTGATAGGGATACGCGAGCGGAGTTTATACTCTGCAGAATCGCAAAGTGGGTCCCTCCTGGAAGAACCTTATTTATTGCTTCAAATGAAAGGTCTCCTGGATTTTTTTCACCGCTTGCTGTCAG GTACAAAATGGCATATTCTTCAAACTACAGTCATCTCCTGGATCCCTTGATTGAGAACAATTACGAGTTATTCATGGTGGAGAGGCTTATCATGATGGGTGCAAAAACGTTCATCAGAACATTCAAAGAAGATGACATGGATCTTAGCCTCACCGATGATCCCAAAAAGAACACAAAAGTTTGGCAAATACCTGTCTACACAGCGGATGAACCATGCTGA
- the LOC112706527 gene encoding uncharacterized protein isoform X1, with amino-acid sequence MAIQRGFSKSKATKSATSPILVLAATVTAIAIIFLIFSLLSTTSSNPNSPQHHQLRRYLYWGDRIDCPGKHCDSCEGLGHQESSLRCALEEALFLQRTFVMPSRMCINPIHNKKGILHHSVANATSEEMWAGSSCAMDSLYDVDRMSETIPVILDNSKEWYHVLETSMKLGARGVAHVQGVSRVELKQDTHYSGLLLINRTASPLSWFMECKDRNNRSAIMLPYSFLPSMAARKLRDAAEKIKAQLGEYDAIHVRRGDKIKTRKDRFGVARSLHPHLDRDTRAEFILCRIAKWVPPGRTLFIASNERSPGFFSPLAVRYKMAYSSNYSHLLDPLIENNYELFMVERLIMMGAKTFIRTFKEDDMDLSLTDDPKKNTKVWQIPVYTADEPC; translated from the exons ATGGCAATTCAGAGAGGGTTCTCGAAATCGAAAGCGACGAAATCAGCGACATCCCCGATCCTGGTGCTAGCGGCAACAGTCACCGCCATTGCCATTATCttccttatcttctctctcctctccacCACTTCTTCAAACCCCAATTCTCCGCAACACCACCAACTCCGAAGGTACCTATATTGGGGCGACAGAATCGATTGCCCCGGAAAACACTGCGATTCCTGCGAGGGTTTGGGCCATCAGGAATCAAGCCTCCGCTGCGCTCTCGAAGAAGCCCTCTTCCTCCAAAg AACCTTCGTTATGCCGTCTAGGATGTGCATCAACCCCATACACAACAAGAAAGGGATCCTTCACCATTCCGTTGCTAATGCTACTTCTGAGGAAAT GTGGGCAGGTAGTTCTTGCGCCATGGACTCTTTGTATGATGTGGACAGGATGTCCGAGACTATTCCCGTGATTTTGGACAATTCAAAAGAGTGGTATCATGTTCTGGAAACGAGCATGAAGCTGGGAGCCAGGGGAGTTGCACATGTGCAGGGTGTTAGCCGTGTCGAGCTTAAACAGGATACTCACTATTCAGGTCTGTTGCTTATCAACAGAACCGCTAGCCCTCTTTCTTG GTTTATGGAATGCAAGGATCGAAACAACCGTAGTGCTATAATGTTGCCATACTCGTTTCTGCCATCAATGGCAGCACGTAAACTAAGAGATGCAGCAGAAAAG ATCAAAGCACAACTTGGTGAATATGATGCCATACATGTTCGTCGTGGGGATAAAATAAAAACCAGGAAGGACAGATTTGGAGTAGCAAGGAGCCTGCATCCTCACCTTGATAGGGATACGCGAGCGGAGTTTATACTCTGCAGAATCGCAAAGTGGGTCCCTCCTGGAAGAACCTTATTTATTGCTTCAAATGAAAGGTCTCCTGGATTTTTTTCACCGCTTGCTGTCAG GTACAAAATGGCATATTCTTCAAACTACAGTCATCTCCTGGATCCCTTGATTGAGAACAATTACGAGTTATTCATGGTGGAGAGGCTTATCATGATGGGTGCAAAAACGTTCATCAGAACATTCAAAGAAGATGACATGGATCTTAGCCTCACCGATGATCCCAAAAAGAACACAAAAGTTTGGCAAATACCTGTCTACACAGCGGATGAACCATGCTGA
- the LOC112706532 gene encoding coatomer subunit zeta-3, with product MAHHVSCPAIKNILLLDSEGKRVAVKYFSDDWPTNSAKLAFEKFVFSKTVKTNARTEAEITLLENNIIIYKFVQDLHFFITGSDDENEIILSSVLQGFFDAITLLLRNNVDKREALENLDLVLLCLDEIVDGGMILETNGPLIAEKVTSHNLDAESPLSEQTLTQAWATAREHLTRTLLK from the exons ATGGCGCATCAT GTCTCGTGTCCGGCGATAAAGAATATTCTTCTTTTGGATTCCGAGGGAAAGCGTGTGGCAGTCAAATATTTTTCAGATGACTGGCCAACAAACAGTGCAAAGCTTGCTTTTGAGAAGTTTGTGTTCAGTAAGACCGTTAAGACCAATGCTCGAACAGAAG CTGAGATAACATTGCTTGAGAACAATATCATTATTTACAAATTTGTACAAGACCTGCATTTCTTTATCACCGGCAGTGATGATGAGAATGAGATCATTTTATCATCAGTTCTTCAGGGTTTCTTTGATGCAATCACGCTTCTCTTGAG AAATAATGTAGACAAAAGAGAGGCACTTGAAAATTTGGATCTCGTTCTCTTATGTCTTGACGAGATTGTTGATGGAGG AATGATACTTGAAACAAATGGACCATTAATTGCTGAAAAAGTGACCTCCCATAACTTGGATGCAGAGTCCCCCTTGTCTGAGCAG ACACTTACTCAAGCATGGGCTACAGCTAGAGAACATTTGACAAGAACCCTTTTAAAATGA
- the LOC112706533 gene encoding EPIDERMAL PATTERNING FACTOR-like protein 6 isoform X2: protein MKGRFLCFLIVLQSVSWVSVAKRPFSPDHAMSHPGTNESAAPKYPPPYTTIESEKMKSLENWKAVKKIGSSPPSCEHKCYGCTPCEAIQVPSTGKRTHLAIHYANYEPESWRCKCGPFFYSP, encoded by the exons ATGAAGGGAAGATTCTTGTGCTTTCTGATTGTTCTCCAATCAGTGAGTTGGGTTTCTGTAGCTAAGAGGCCTTTTTCTCCAGATCATGCCATGTCCCATCCAG GTACAAATGAGTCAGCAGCACCAAAGTATCCACCACCCTATACTACTATAGAGTCAGAAAAG ATGAAGTCATTGGAAAATTGGAAAGCAGTGAAGAAAATAGGGTCAAGTCCACCAAGCTGTGAGCACAAGTGCTATGGTTGCACACCATGTGAAGCCATTCAAGTTCCCAGCACCGGCAAGCGCACCCATTTAGCCATTCACTACGCCAATTATGAGCCTGAGAGCTGGAGATGCAAGTGTGGTCCCTTCTTCTATAGcccatga
- the LOC112706533 gene encoding EPIDERMAL PATTERNING FACTOR-like protein 6 isoform X1 codes for MKGRFLCFLIVLQSVSWVSVAKRPFSPDHAMSHPGTNESAAPKYPPPYTTIESEKKMKSLENWKAVKKIGSSPPSCEHKCYGCTPCEAIQVPSTGKRTHLAIHYANYEPESWRCKCGPFFYSP; via the exons ATGAAGGGAAGATTCTTGTGCTTTCTGATTGTTCTCCAATCAGTGAGTTGGGTTTCTGTAGCTAAGAGGCCTTTTTCTCCAGATCATGCCATGTCCCATCCAG GTACAAATGAGTCAGCAGCACCAAAGTATCCACCACCCTATACTACTATAGAGTCAGAAAAG AAGATGAAGTCATTGGAAAATTGGAAAGCAGTGAAGAAAATAGGGTCAAGTCCACCAAGCTGTGAGCACAAGTGCTATGGTTGCACACCATGTGAAGCCATTCAAGTTCCCAGCACCGGCAAGCGCACCCATTTAGCCATTCACTACGCCAATTATGAGCCTGAGAGCTGGAGATGCAAGTGTGGTCCCTTCTTCTATAGcccatga
- the LOC112706525 gene encoding IQ domain-containing protein IQM5-like: protein MYLRGSWRANNHWGSSVSKSRIHSKRDRKLNALVSKQDLHQSSSSLPRRRKLQYLKLPPTLFSFQFLESVMKLQVKDVCKKQQHHPIDLLPKPEAWLLSFEVLHVAAVKLQKVYRSYRTRRNLADCAIVCEELWWKASEFADKTESAISKWRRARAMADEMGKEFSKDYKAQNLALSHWLEAIDPRHRYGHNLHFYYNIWFWSKSSQPFFYWLDVGDGKEVNLEICLRKNLQRQRITYLGPEEREAYEVMIVEGGKLVYKQSQKPVHTTDGSKWIFVLSPSRILYVGQKKKGEFQHSSFLAGAVTTSSGRLVAHNGLIDAIWPYSGHYRPTAKNFLEFLHFLEAHHVDLTNVKKYPVDDDVPSEVGSSESPTNENSAIIQASKWSTGVGPRIGCMTEYPKELQVMALEHLGRFVGMAPIASPRPTLKLHLSPKLVYMGIE from the exons ATGTACCTGAGAGGAAGTTGGCGTGCTAATAATCATTGGGGTTCATCGGTTTCTAAGAGTAGAATCCACAGCAAGAGGGATAGAAAGTTGAATGCTCTAGTATCAAAGCAAGATCTTCATCAATCTTCAAGCTCGTTACCAAGGAGAAGGAAGTTACAATATCTGAAGCTACCACCTACATTGTTCTCGTTCCAATTTCTTGAATCCGTCATGAAATTGCAAGTGAAAGACGTGTGCAAGAAGCAACAACACCACCCCATTGATTTGTTACCGAAACCAGAAGCATGGTTATTGTCTTTTGAAGTTCTTCACGTGGCTGCAGTGAAGCTCCAGAAAGTTTACAGGAGTTACAGGACAAGAAGAAATCTCGCAGACTGCGCAATTGTCTGCGAGGAGCTTTG GTGGAAGGCTTCTGAATTTGCCGATAAAACAGAATCAGCTATATCAAAATGGAGAAGAGCCAGAGCCATGGCTGATGAGATGGGAAAAGAGTTTTCCAAAGATTATAAGGCGCAGAATTTGGCTCTAAGTCACTGGCTTGAAGCT ATTGATCCACGTCATCGTTACGGGCACAACTTGCACTTTTATTACAACATCTGGTTTTGGAGCAAGAGTTCCCAACCCTTTTTTTACtg GCTGGATGTTGGAGATGGCAAGGAAGTTAACCTTGAAATATGCTTAAGAAAGAACTTGCAAAGGCAACGAATTACTTACCTTGGACCT GAGGAGAGGGAAGCATATGAGGTGATGATTGTGGAAGGAGGAAAACTGGTTTATAAGCAAAGCCAGAAACCTGTTCACACCACTGATGGGTCTAAGTGGATTTTTGTTCTTAGTCCATCAAGAATTTTGTATGTTGGTcagaaaaagaaaggagaattCCAACATTCTAGTTTTCTAGCTGGAGCTGTTACCACTTCTTCTGGAAGATTAGTTGCCCATAATGGACTCATTGAT GCTATTTGGCCCTACAGTGGTCATTACCGTCCAACAGCAAAGAATTTCTTGGAATTCTTACATTTCTTGGAAGCTCACCATGTTGATTTGACTAATGTCAAG AAATATCCGGTAGACGACGATGTGCCAAGTGAAGTGGGATCAAGTGAGTCACCAACAAATGAAAACTCAGCAATAATACAAGCAAGCAAGTGGAGCACTGGAGTTGGTCCAAGAATTGGTTGCATGACAGAGTACCCTAAAGAGCTGCAAGTGATGGCACTTGAGCACCTTGGAAGATTTGTTGGCATGGCACCCATTGCATCTCCAAGACCTACTCTCAAACTCCACCTCTCCCCTAAACTTGTCTATATGGGAAtagaatga
- the LOC112706526 gene encoding protein IQ-DOMAIN 6: MGAPARWFKSFLSLKKISTTDQEKVSSDNKSKKKWKIWKNSSELKKGATAVADASHKSDSSSFTSAMAALVRAPPKDFKLIKHEWAAIRIQAVFRAFLARRALRALRAVVRLQAIFRGRLVRKQAVVTLRCMQALVRVQARVRARKVRNSPEGKAVQKLLDEHRSLADPVKQAEQGWCDIPGTADEVKAKLRMRQEGAIKRDRAMAYSLSTQHSRGCASPNSRASKAEAMTHFKHQNLDTKSLGSSLLEHWMASKPWESPMSKKSDDHIVQSRRNGVTTRISVKSLPTSHSTPSSSAISSDCMYDDSPASTCTSEERDVVHKPSYMNLTKSTKAKLKACRSSSQNSKDSCVSHSTTLVNGDASNSAVSDPSVNLWNGLCSTPLRASYQRRYGRSLGGR; this comes from the exons ATGGGTGCTCCGGCAAGATGGTTCAAATCATTTCTATCTCTGAAAAAGATCTCAACTACTGATCAA GAGAAGGTTAGCTCTGATAACAAGAGTAAGAAGAAGTGGAAGATATGGAAGAACTCTTCGGAATTGAAGAAGGGTGCTACTGCTGTTGCTGATGCTTCTCACAAATCTGATTCTTCTTCCTTCACTTCTGCCATGGCTGCACTTGTTCGAGCTCCACCCAAAGATTTCAAGCTCATCAAGCATGAATGGGCTGCCATACGCATTCAGGCAGTCTTTCGAGCTTTTTTG GCTAGGAGAGCTTTGAGAGCCTTGAGGGCAGTGGTAAGGTTGCAAGCTATATTTCGAGGCCGGTTAGTTCGAAAGCAAGCGGTTGTTACTCTAAGGTGCATGCAGGCTCTTGTTAGAGTTCAGGCACGCGTAAGGGCAAGGAAAGTGAGGAACTCTCCAGAAGGGAAGGCAGTGCAGAAATTGTTGGATGAACATCGCAGCCTTGCTGATCCAGTTAAGCAGGCTGAG CAAGGATGGTGTGACATTCCTGGGACTGCAGATGAAGTTAAAGCAAAGCTGAGAATGAGGCAGGAAGGAGCCATCAAAAGGGATAGAGCAATGGCATACTCTCTCTCCACACAG CATTCAAGAGGGTGTGCTAGTCCAAACTCAAGAGCCTCTAAGGCAGAGGCAATGACTCATTTCAAGCATCAGAACCTAGACACTAAGAGCTTAGGAAGCAGCTTGTTAGAACACTGGATGGCATCAAAGCCATGGGAGAGTCCAATGTCCAAGAAAAGTGATGATCACATTGTTCAATCAAGAAGGAATGGTGTGACAACCAGGATCTCAGTGAAATCTCTTCCAACAAGTCATTCGACTCCATCGTCTTCGGCGATAAGCTCTGATTGCATGTATGATGATAGCCCTGCATCAACATGCACATCAGAGGAAAGAGATGTTGTTCATAAGCCTAGCTACATGAATTTGACAAAATCAACCAAGGCAAAATTGAAGGCTTGCAGGAGTTCTTCACAGAATTCAAAGGATTCTTGTGTGTCTCATAGCACAACACTTGTGAATGGAGATGCTAGTAACAGTGCTGTTTCTGATCCATCAGTTAACTTGTGGAATGGTCTTTGTTCAACACCTCTAAGGGCAAGTTATCAAAGAAGATATGGTAGGAGCCTAGGAGGTAGATAA